Proteins co-encoded in one Candidatus Thiodictyon syntrophicum genomic window:
- a CDS encoding zeta toxin family protein, translating to MSESEKPRLIVVAGPNGAGKTSVTEQLLRHEWMGGCEYVNPDFIARDEFGDWNAPDPVLKAARRAAEIRETCLTQGRSLAFETVLSMPDKLDFIRRARDRGFFVRLFFVGTDDPSINAKRVALRVMQGGHDVPISKIIDRYARSLANCRTAARLVDRAYVYDNSIENISARLVFRTTDGSLAKTYGTINPWAHAILAKIDRGFAESA from the coding sequence ATGAGCGAGTCTGAAAAACCAAGGCTTATCGTGGTCGCCGGCCCCAACGGGGCGGGCAAGACGTCAGTCACCGAGCAACTGCTGCGCCATGAGTGGATGGGCGGCTGCGAGTATGTCAATCCCGACTTCATCGCCCGCGACGAGTTCGGCGACTGGAACGCGCCTGACCCGGTCCTCAAGGCCGCCCGCCGCGCTGCCGAGATCCGCGAAACCTGCCTGACCCAAGGGCGTAGCCTTGCGTTCGAGACGGTACTGTCCATGCCGGACAAGTTGGATTTCATCCGCCGGGCGCGTGATCGCGGCTTCTTCGTCCGTCTGTTCTTCGTCGGCACCGATGACCCCTCGATCAACGCCAAGCGTGTCGCGCTGCGGGTCATGCAGGGCGGTCACGATGTCCCGATCAGCAAGATCATCGACCGGTACGCACGCTCGCTGGCCAACTGCCGAACCGCCGCGCGCCTGGTAGATCGCGCTTACGTTTATGACAACTCGATTGAGAATATCAGCGCCAGGCTCGTCTTTCGCACCACGGATGGCAGCTTGGCGAAGACCTACGGGACTATCAATCCTTGGGCACACGCAATCCTCGCCAAGATTGATCGGGGCTTTGCCGAAAGCGCCTGA